From Sporosarcina sp. Marseille-Q4943, the proteins below share one genomic window:
- a CDS encoding class I SAM-dependent RNA methyltransferase produces the protein MTNYKLVATSAMGLESIVADEVKELGFQTKTENGKIYFEGDETAIAKTNMWLRVADRVRIIVGEFTATTFDELFEQTKSLPWEQYLPVDAKFPVAGKSVKSILYSTPDCQAIVKKAIVERIKSAYKRIGFLDETGPLFKLEVSILKDKVTLTIDSSGAGLHKRGYRVGQGDAPLKETMAAALVKLTRWNPDRPFVDPFCGSGTIAIEAAMIGQQIAPGYNRDFSSEQWPWMNQAIWDRVREEAEDLAKYDQPLDITGFDVDPRMIKIAQQNSVEAGFMDLIRFEQRDVKDLTVEGLNGVLVGNPPYGERLGEIEEAEELARVIGHIMDRYPSWSVYMLSSLENFETMYGKKATKKRKLFNGFIRTDFYQYWGQRK, from the coding sequence ATGACAAACTATAAATTGGTCGCCACATCGGCCATGGGGCTGGAATCGATCGTTGCGGATGAAGTGAAAGAACTCGGCTTCCAGACGAAAACAGAAAACGGAAAGATCTACTTTGAAGGCGATGAAACAGCAATTGCCAAAACAAACATGTGGCTTCGTGTCGCAGATCGTGTCCGCATCATCGTCGGTGAATTCACAGCAACAACATTCGACGAACTGTTTGAACAGACAAAATCCCTTCCGTGGGAGCAATATTTGCCTGTCGATGCAAAATTCCCAGTCGCAGGAAAATCGGTGAAATCGATATTGTACAGCACACCCGATTGCCAGGCAATCGTCAAGAAAGCAATCGTGGAACGTATAAAATCTGCGTATAAACGGATTGGTTTTTTAGATGAGACGGGTCCATTATTCAAGCTCGAAGTATCCATATTAAAAGATAAAGTGACGTTGACAATCGATTCGAGCGGCGCCGGTTTGCATAAACGCGGCTATCGTGTCGGGCAAGGGGATGCTCCGCTTAAAGAGACGATGGCGGCGGCCCTCGTTAAATTGACCCGATGGAATCCCGATAGACCGTTCGTCGATCCGTTTTGTGGATCGGGAACAATTGCGATCGAAGCAGCAATGATCGGGCAGCAAATTGCACCGGGTTATAACCGTGATTTCAGCAGTGAGCAATGGCCTTGGATGAATCAAGCGATATGGGACCGCGTCAGGGAAGAAGCCGAAGACCTTGCGAAATATGATCAACCGCTTGACATTACAGGATTCGATGTGGATCCTAGGATGATCAAGATTGCCCAGCAAAACTCAGTAGAAGCCGGCTTCATGGATTTGATCCGCTTCGAACAGCGTGACGTCAAGGATTTGACTGTCGAAGGTTTGAATGGTGTGCTAGTCGGCAATCCTCCTTATGGGGAACGATTAGGTGAAATTGAAGAAGCTGAGGAACTTGCCCGTGTAATCGGTCATATAATGGATAGGTATCCATCATGGTCCGTATACATGCTCTCTTCATTGGAAAACTTCGAAACAA
- the gpsB gene encoding cell division regulator GpsB, which produces MEIKLDSKTILEKEFKTGLRGYNQEDVDLFLDQVIQDYEAFKKTISELRMENEKLKDELASTAKRPMATNANTTNFDLLKRISNLEKHVFGSKLYDHE; this is translated from the coding sequence ATGGAAATAAAACTTGATTCTAAAACAATTCTTGAAAAAGAGTTCAAAACAGGTTTACGCGGATATAATCAAGAAGATGTGGATCTTTTCCTGGATCAAGTCATTCAGGATTATGAAGCTTTCAAAAAAACAATTTCTGAATTACGTATGGAAAATGAAAAGCTGAAGGATGAACTTGCATCAACAGCTAAACGTCCAATGGCTACTAACGCCAATACAACGAACTTTGATCTGTTAAAAAGGATTTCAAATTTGGAGAAGCACGTATTCGGAAGCAAATTGTACGATCACGAATAA
- a CDS encoding ribonuclease H-like domain-containing protein: MSYEAKMMEMKKLLKKKAPLAEVKPDAPKKRETPPAPPYEKRWLAAGLTKEENEFGIVYKRTVVYEPQHRHGKFALSGLLDTVEKWRESQEIHPLAPDFTRPLVFFDTETTGLKGAGTLIFLMGFIEYTEEAFTLTQYVLPGPDHEAAFLYATDLWKTPMSIVMYNGKSFDMPQVQTRWTMNRNVLPQLLKHTEIDLLHGSKRIWKNEMETFKLTAVEEEQLGFFREGDIPGHMAPIIYQDAVKNGRAELLMKVLLHNEWDILSLVTLYIRSTDLLLRDDSLSSANAKTNIGKWYTDLKSFNRSKDVLMDVIAEYGTEEPKAHFHIGFLLKKEGRQIEAIESFKIAAHSLTGRERVIAYEELAKLFEHKMKDPAKALHYTKEAIRHLRQDPDMTNRFKIRMGNEFTHREIRLMKKLFPGEAH, from the coding sequence ATGTCTTATGAAGCTAAAATGATGGAAATGAAGAAGCTGCTGAAAAAGAAAGCTCCTCTAGCCGAGGTAAAGCCTGATGCACCGAAGAAACGCGAAACGCCTCCAGCTCCTCCTTATGAGAAGAGATGGTTAGCGGCCGGATTGACAAAAGAGGAAAACGAATTCGGAATCGTCTACAAACGAACTGTCGTCTATGAACCGCAACACCGACATGGGAAGTTTGCACTTTCTGGGTTGTTGGACACAGTGGAAAAATGGCGCGAATCACAGGAAATCCATCCTCTGGCGCCTGACTTTACAAGGCCGCTCGTATTTTTCGATACGGAGACGACCGGCTTGAAAGGCGCAGGCACACTCATCTTCCTTATGGGCTTCATCGAATATACGGAAGAAGCATTCACATTGACACAATATGTGTTGCCCGGACCGGATCATGAAGCGGCATTCCTTTATGCTACAGATCTATGGAAAACACCGATGTCCATCGTCATGTATAACGGAAAAAGCTTCGATATGCCGCAAGTGCAAACGAGATGGACGATGAATAGAAATGTACTACCCCAGTTGCTGAAGCATACTGAAATTGATTTGCTGCATGGCTCGAAAAGGATTTGGAAAAATGAAATGGAAACATTTAAATTGACGGCAGTCGAAGAAGAACAGCTCGGTTTCTTCCGCGAAGGCGATATTCCCGGCCATATGGCCCCGATCATCTATCAGGATGCGGTAAAGAATGGCCGCGCCGAGTTATTGATGAAAGTCCTTCTTCATAATGAATGGGATATCCTTTCCCTCGTCACCTTATATATTCGTTCAACAGACCTTCTGTTGCGAGATGACTCACTTTCTTCCGCGAATGCGAAAACGAATATCGGAAAATGGTATACGGACCTAAAATCGTTTAACCGAAGCAAAGATGTCCTAATGGATGTCATAGCTGAATATGGAACAGAAGAACCGAAGGCGCATTTTCACATCGGATTTCTCCTAAAAAAGGAAGGGCGTCAAATCGAAGCCATCGAATCATTTAAAATTGCCGCACATAGTTTGACGGGAAGGGAAAGAGTCATCGCCTATGAGGAATTGGCGAAGCTGTTCGAGCATAAAATGAAAGATCCGGCAAAAGCACTGCATTACACAAAGGAAGCGATCCGTCACTTGCGACAAGATCCGGACATGACGAACCGATTTAAAATCCGGATGGGAAATGAATTCACTCATAGGGAAATAAGATTAATGAAAAAGCTATTTCCCGGGGAAGCGCACTAA
- a CDS encoding DEAD/DEAH box helicase, with protein MKKISVRETVDRFLSDPELSTNIRHYEKIEGKSAEYASFPEQLHPSIVKALAEKGIERLYSHQRDAFDLASSGNSITAVTPTASGKSLCYHLPVLQSILEDDASRALYLFPTKALAQDQLADLHELIEASGETILSYTYDGDTAPGLRTKVRKSGHIVLTNPDMLHSGILPHHTKWVSLFENLKYIIIDELHTYKGVFGSHVAHVLRRLKRICNYYGCNPTFICTSATIANPKELAEALTNTPMRLISKNGAPSGVKHFIFYNPPVVHKTFGIRRSAILEVRDIASFLYSEGIQTIIFAKSRVRVEMLVTYMKELTKKKLLDQTIMGYRGGYLPSERRKIEKRLRDGEIKTVVSTNALELGIDIGQLQACIMTGYPGNIASAYQQAGRAGRRQDDALIIYVAQSMALDQYIIQHPEYLLGQTPEEARIHPDNMLILMDHLKCASFELPFTMTETYGEFEVQELLAFLESEGVLVKTSDKWHWMTDRFPASEISLRSASQENVVIIDKTIPKGTVVIGEMDRYSAMTLLHEEAIYIHQGKQYQVEMLDWEEKKAYVTEVDVDYYTDANLAVELKVINEDESTQLGEAEVAYGDIAVLAIPTIFKKIRFDSHDNIGSGPISLPAEELHTSSTWYSFDVPDGWKESDLTDALTGAAYAIQSFIPLFVRCDRSDIHVVPQVKAIHTGKPTIFIYDSYPGGIGLSEKIFGRWDELLRKAAEHVRGCHCENGCPVCIGAQEEGIRMKRDVIVLLQALVGGNSDVL; from the coding sequence ATGAAGAAGATAAGTGTCCGGGAAACAGTGGATCGTTTTTTATCCGATCCTGAGCTATCTACTAATATTCGTCACTATGAAAAGATCGAGGGGAAATCGGCTGAATACGCATCCTTTCCGGAACAGCTTCATCCTTCCATCGTAAAGGCACTGGCGGAGAAAGGAATTGAACGCTTATACAGTCATCAGCGCGACGCATTCGATCTCGCGTCTTCCGGCAATTCGATTACAGCTGTAACTCCTACCGCTTCAGGTAAGTCATTATGCTATCATTTGCCTGTCCTGCAAAGCATTTTGGAGGATGACGCTTCACGCGCGCTTTATCTGTTTCCGACAAAAGCTCTTGCTCAAGACCAGCTGGCAGACTTGCATGAACTAATCGAGGCGAGCGGAGAGACAATTCTCAGTTACACATATGATGGGGACACGGCGCCCGGACTGCGTACGAAAGTGCGGAAATCAGGTCATATCGTTTTGACGAACCCCGATATGTTGCATTCGGGCATTTTGCCACATCATACGAAATGGGTTTCTCTATTCGAAAATTTGAAGTATATCATCATAGATGAATTGCATACGTATAAAGGGGTATTCGGAAGCCATGTTGCACATGTATTAAGAAGGTTAAAGCGCATTTGCAATTATTATGGATGCAATCCGACTTTCATTTGCACATCGGCAACAATCGCCAACCCGAAAGAGCTTGCCGAGGCGTTGACAAACACACCGATGCGCCTCATATCCAAAAATGGCGCTCCTTCAGGGGTCAAGCATTTCATCTTCTACAATCCGCCGGTTGTCCATAAAACGTTCGGCATCCGGCGAAGCGCAATCCTCGAAGTAAGGGATATTGCATCGTTTTTGTACAGTGAAGGAATTCAAACAATCATCTTTGCAAAGAGCAGGGTGCGCGTTGAAATGCTTGTTACGTATATGAAGGAATTGACGAAGAAAAAACTGTTGGATCAGACGATTATGGGGTACAGGGGCGGCTATTTGCCTTCGGAACGGAGAAAAATCGAAAAAAGGCTTCGCGACGGTGAAATAAAGACGGTCGTGAGCACGAATGCGCTGGAGCTCGGCATCGATATCGGGCAATTACAAGCTTGCATCATGACTGGCTATCCGGGAAATATCGCGAGCGCCTATCAACAGGCCGGGAGAGCAGGAAGAAGGCAGGACGACGCTCTAATAATCTACGTCGCGCAATCGATGGCACTAGACCAATACATTATCCAGCATCCTGAATACTTGTTGGGCCAAACTCCTGAAGAAGCGAGGATCCATCCTGACAACATGCTCATCCTCATGGATCATTTGAAATGTGCATCATTTGAATTGCCGTTCACAATGACGGAAACGTATGGGGAATTCGAGGTCCAGGAGTTGCTCGCCTTTTTGGAAAGCGAAGGGGTGCTCGTGAAAACATCGGATAAATGGCATTGGATGACGGACCGATTCCCAGCTAGCGAAATCAGTCTACGCTCGGCTTCGCAGGAAAATGTCGTGATCATCGATAAGACGATTCCTAAAGGGACCGTCGTAATCGGGGAAATGGACCGCTATAGTGCAATGACTTTGCTGCACGAAGAGGCGATCTATATCCATCAAGGAAAGCAATATCAAGTCGAAATGTTAGATTGGGAAGAGAAAAAGGCATATGTGACGGAAGTCGATGTCGATTATTATACGGATGCCAACTTGGCCGTAGAATTGAAAGTGATCAACGAAGATGAAAGCACGCAACTCGGAGAAGCAGAAGTGGCGTACGGAGATATTGCTGTATTGGCGATCCCAACTATTTTCAAGAAAATCCGTTTTGATTCCCATGACAATATCGGCTCTGGACCTATCTCTCTGCCCGCGGAAGAGCTGCATACATCATCCACTTGGTATTCATTCGACGTACCGGACGGATGGAAGGAGTCCGATTTGACGGACGCTTTGACAGGTGCCGCGTATGCAATCCAATCGTTCATCCCGTTATTTGTCCGTTGTGACCGGTCAGATATCCATGTTGTCCCTCAAGTGAAGGCAATCCATACGGGGAAACCGACAATTTTCATTTACGATAGTTATCCCGGTGGCATCGGCTTAAGTGAAAAGATCTTTGGCCGTTGGGATGAACTGCTGAGAAAGGCGGCAGAGCACGTGCGAGGATGCCATTGCGAAAACGGTTGTCCGGTCTGTATAGGCGCGCAGGAAGAGGGAATCAGGATGAAAAGGGATGTCATCGTCCTTCTCCAAGCCCTCGTTGGGGGTAACTCAGATGTCTTATGA
- a CDS encoding YppE family protein, whose protein sequence is MLSLIEKTERLLSVCEECLERLPAMRELDREPDFYIEVKPYADINHKLLDEWTEEIRTLIREERPKYVHLHQIESLNESMKQFIVQSFYPKTGKKRFVLSINSATYTLRTVLDELQRKGGEEG, encoded by the coding sequence TTGTTAAGCTTAATAGAAAAAACAGAACGGCTCCTTTCTGTTTGTGAAGAGTGCTTGGAAAGACTCCCAGCAATGCGGGAATTAGATCGTGAGCCCGATTTTTATATAGAAGTGAAACCTTATGCAGATATAAATCATAAATTACTTGATGAATGGACAGAGGAGATTCGAACGTTAATTCGAGAAGAAAGGCCGAAATATGTTCATTTACATCAAATCGAATCATTGAACGAATCGATGAAACAATTTATTGTGCAATCTTTTTACCCGAAGACAGGAAAAAAGCGTTTTGTCCTTTCAATCAATTCCGCGACGTACACATTACGAACGGTTTTAGACGAATTACAGCGTAAGGGAGGGGAGGAAGGATGA
- the recU gene encoding Holliday junction resolvase RecU, translating to MTIRYPNGKKYVPVQRSVREDNKNLSFSNRGKTLEDELNETNEYYLSNNKAVIHKKPVPIQIVHVKYPARSAAVITEAYFRSPSTTDYNGVWKGRYIDFEAKETKNTTSFPLQNIHEHQVEHMKKVTEQAGIAFLLVKFTVLDRYFIVPYEYFEKKWERMIAGGRKSITLSEMEEISIEINAGYNPRLDYLAALDILLKPESDMIERQENV from the coding sequence ATGACAATTCGATATCCGAACGGAAAAAAGTATGTTCCGGTACAACGCTCTGTCAGAGAGGATAATAAAAATCTTTCGTTCAGCAACCGGGGGAAAACATTAGAGGACGAATTGAACGAAACGAATGAATATTATTTATCCAACAATAAAGCCGTCATCCATAAGAAGCCAGTCCCTATCCAAATCGTACACGTGAAATATCCTGCCAGAAGTGCAGCTGTCATAACCGAAGCATATTTCCGATCTCCTTCCACAACTGACTATAATGGAGTTTGGAAAGGAAGATATATTGATTTTGAGGCAAAGGAGACGAAGAATACGACTTCCTTTCCGTTGCAAAATATTCATGAGCATCAGGTCGAGCATATGAAAAAAGTGACCGAGCAGGCAGGCATCGCGTTTCTGTTGGTGAAATTTACTGTTCTTGACCGATATTTCATCGTTCCCTACGAGTACTTCGAAAAAAAGTGGGAAAGAATGATAGCAGGAGGAAGGAAATCTATTACACTCTCTGAAATGGAAGAGATATCCATAGAGATTAACGCAGGTTACAATCCAAGGCTCGACTATTTGGCCGCTTTGGACATTCTATTGAAACCTGAATCAGATATGATTGAAAGGCAGGAAAACGTATGA